The Brachyhypopomus gauderio isolate BG-103 chromosome 12, BGAUD_0.2, whole genome shotgun sequence genome window below encodes:
- the b3galt2 gene encoding beta-1,3-galactosyltransferase 2, which translates to MQWRRRHCCPIKMTWNVKRSLFRTHVVGLLLLAFLFTIFLFFSHQDWLPGRLGVRENPVAYTMRGLRPLKERAEGNQSSLRSLWKEAAYAVAKPPVNFSSHQSEVAGQSMVGLDSPLNANNTNTNSLHREMGVGGQQAPQPYRYVLNEPYKCRDSSPFLILLIAAEPGQVEARNAIRQTWGNESVATGLGFVRLFLLGLAISPSAYPQSAINEESVQHHDIIQQEYMDTYYNLTIKTLMGMNWVAEYCPQARYVMKTDSDMFVNTEYLIQKLLKPELPFRHNYFTGYLMRGYAPNRNKDSKWYMPPELYSSERYPIFCSGTGYVFSGDMAAKIYQASLSIRRLHLEDVYVGICLAKLRIDPVPPPNEFLFNHWRVSYSSCKYSHLITSHQFQPSELIKYWNHLQSNKHNACINIAKEKNGRSRHRKLHWERFR; encoded by the coding sequence ATGCAGTGGCGACGGCGACACTGCTGCCCCATCAAGATGACCTGGAACGTTAAGAGGTCGCTCTTCCGCACGCATGTGGTGGGCTTGCTGTTGCTGGCCTTCCTCTTCAccatcttcctcttcttcagccACCAGGACTGGCTGCCCGGCCGACTCGGAGTCAGAGAGAACCCGGTGGCCTACACCATGCGCGGCTTGCGTCCCCTCAAAGAGCGGGCAGAGGGCAACCAAAGCTCGCTGCGAAGCCTCTGGAAGGAGGCGGCCTACGCTGTGGCGAAGCCTCCCGTCAACTTCAGCTCTCACCAGTCTGAGGTTGCGGGCCAAAGCATGGTGGGACTGGACAGCCCCCTTAATGCTAACAACACTAACACCAACAGCCTGCACAGAGAGATGGGCGTGGGAGGACAGCAGGCGCCTCAGCCGTACCGCTATGTGCTCAATGAGCCCTATAAATGTCGAGACAGCAGCCCTTTTCTGATTCTGCTTATTGCAGCGGAGCCGGGGCAGGTGGAGGCCAGGAACGCCATCAGGCAGACGTGGGGGAACGAGAGCGTGGCGACAGGCCTGGGCTTCGTGAGGCTCTTTCTTCTGGGACTGGCGATCAGTCCCAGTGCCTATCCTCAGAGTGCCATTAATGAAGAGAGCGTACAGCACCACGATATTATACAGCAGGAGTACATGGACACCTACTACAACCTTACCATCAAGACGTTGATGGGCATGAACTGGGTCGCCGAGTACTGCCCACAAGCCCGCTATGTCATGAAGACGGACAGCGACATGTTTGTCAACACAGAATATTTAATCCAAAAGCTGCTGAAGCCAGAGCTGCCATTCCGACACAACTATTTCACAGGCTATCTAATGCGAGGCTACGCACCCAATCGCAACAAGGACAGCAAGTGGTACATGCCTCCAGAACTCTATTCAAGTGAGAGGTACCCCATTTTCTGTTCTGGGACAGGTTACGTGTTCTCCGGAGACATGGCGGCAAAGATATACCAGGCCTCGTTGAGTATACGTCGGTTGCACCTCGAGGATGTCTACGTTGGAATCTGCTTGGCCAAGCTACGTATCGACCCGGTTCCACCGCCAAACGAGTTCCTCTTCAACCACTGGAGAGTGTCCTACTCCAGCTGCAAATACAGCCACCTGATCACTTCACATCAGTTCCAGCCAAGTGAGCTCATCAAGTACTGGAACCACTTGCAGAGCAACAAGCACAATGCTTGCATTAACATAGCTAAGGAGAAGAACGGGAGATCGCGGCACAGAAAGCTGCACTGGGAACGGTTCCGGTGA